caggAGGATGAAACGGAACCAAGACAACAAATGTGGATCCTGAAATTCGTCAATCTAATAGAGTATAAGAATCAAATCAATGGCAATAAATTGCATCGGCGGTAATTGTCGACAGATTCCCAATGAAGTAAACATTTTTCTCGAGGATTACTACGTTTAATTGacgaatatatataaattccttgggatttcatcaaaataatatatcgACGAAAAATTTCTTAGATAATTTTATCGGTAATTACCGACGAATACAGATTTGTTGGAAATTTATCGGTAACTACGATGAAATCCCGACAAAAGATTATTTATAAGTTCTTTACAGTATTTCTTTTAACGTTGAGTAACACATTATATCATCATATAATCTCTAACTCTATTACATATGATGATCAACTACCTGCAACATATGCGATATTGATAGCTCCACGGATAAGGATTCCACAATGAAACTCTCCCCGAAACACTTGGATTGACGGACGGTTCTGTGTTGGGATCAAAATCGGTCATGACGGAATCAACGACCGAAAGGCCCCAAAAAATGTGTCTCGTAACAAGGAGTTTCGTATAAATCTTCGAAAAAAGAAATTACACGACAAGTTCTCAAATTAAGAAATTCAATTGGTTTGTCTCGGCCCGCTCGCCACAAGACTAGCGCGGTCCGTCTGGCCCGCTCGCCATATGGAGAGCGCGGTCCATCCCGTCCCGCTCGCCATATGTCGAGTGTGATACATCCAGCCCGCTCGCTATGCGGCGACACGGTCCACACCGGACAGATCGTAATATCAATATCATACACTCTCATCTCATCACCGTAGCTCTCTCCATCAAACCAAGACCTCACTGTcccttgtttcatctcaattgGAGTTACCGTTAAAAATTTTCGATAAAAACCACGAAAGTTGGTTTCTCGTATAAGTTTGAATCGATCGAGTAAAACGGCAACAGTTAACTTAAAACACCAATTGCCTCGGCTATACTATTTATTTCAATTCTTTTATAAAACATGCATCGTATCGAAGGTGATTTCTCAAAGATATCGTAAAAATGCTCAAAATCAAGAAACGGCCCAAAGAAGTCTAAAACACGGGTAAGCCCACTTGCGATTTTATTCACATGAAAGgataaatttcaagtttccaaagataatcACGAAAAAATgggatatttttgttttacgaTAAACTCGACCCAAGAGCAGAAAAGGAAGGGGAAAACCGACTtagagggagtatataagggaGTCTAAGGCGAGAGGCACAAGGAaactcgccgacagctcttgtgGCCAAGGCTCTTACTTCTTGTACTCGCGcttacgcaaattcggaataagacatCTTTGGctctcttttcatttttatcaattttatatttagtttgtATTTCGTATTCTGATCAACGCAGATCCAACGCTCCTATCGCCATAGAACATCTGCGGCAACCAactgaactacgagatggcttgatcctcgaaagggcgtaggcagcttgtcgaaagacgagttcagctaccCCCCTCTCTAAAAAAAGGAGGGtagagtgggtacgtatacgcatactcgtatactcccacaaatttaaaatatccaaacttgtactcgatatttttgaaacttttttaaatATGGAAGCGCCAGAAGGCTTTCACATCAAGTTCGCAAATCTCTTATCCTACTAATCTCACAACTTACTTACGACAGCAATAGCAATCCGAGATTCACTCAAAAACAcctaattgaaaacaaaaaatactttcgCACAAACTACCTATCAAATCCTGGCCATAGTCAAGACTTATGACCGAGTCACGATTTCAAACTCTATCAAACGTTTTCTTCACAAAGAAGACCAcgatcaaaaacatattttcggAAGAAGCGAGACGTCGTGGCTTTTCGAAAATATTATTCCCCACTTACAAACAGTCCGTATGCGACTATAAACGAACAAAACATCCGTCAATTGGCCCCAACAGATGAATCAAAAACTTTCTCTAAATGAACTCGCAGTCGAACCTTTCGTAAAAAATAAGGTCCTCTTACATCCGACAGGGATAACATAGCGCGTTAtacaagaaatccaaaattttggtcagcccCTCAAGACAGTCTCTGGAAGTAGCTCGATTCTTACCACACAAGTTGTATAAGCCGATAATAATTTGCAGATTttaatcggtacgaatcaggttaaaatcgcaaACAGGCAAAACGACAGCCGATTAGTCATCGCAAAGCCTTAACtaagagtaaacctaggtcttgccctaaactcAGCCACACTGGTCTCTATAATCTCTAGACATGATATCAAatatgatacgagatcctaaagcatgtctcttcgttcataTCTAAACGCTCACGAAACTTCGAAAAATTTCTTAACTTTTCGAATAACCTCGTCTTAAAAGGCGCAAAAAAACTGGATGACCAGCTAAGAGTTAGATATGAAGGGATTACTCATATCCTTCCTTCTACACTTGACGAAAGTATAAATCAAAGCTCTTAAAACGCTAAAAAATATtcgatttatataaaaaaaagagccGCAGAAAAGGCagggattcgaagccaccaaTGGCCAGTCTCGACAAGGTTAAAATAGGCCTCACACGGCCAAAATACACTCAAACATAGAATGGCCACACTTGGCCTAAACACACGAAATCATAAGACATAAATGGAACACATTCCCACCGCTCTTCAGGATCGAGCTCGAAATCTCCTGACATGGAAGCCCCAAACGTCTTTGCAGGCTGGTCCACCTCTCCATCCTTGCCAATGATATCGATCACGGCCTTCTCCGTGTCGGGAGAGACAGAAATAGGGTCCCAAAGCCTTTGGATTCTCCCCTCGTTCGGAGAAACCATAGAGTCGGCATGAGCATAATCTCCCATCGCGCCCATCATCTCCTCCCACTCAGAACGAAAGGAGTATTCGGCATCTTGTGTTTTCCACAAGGTACCAACGGAGCCCCAACATTCACGCAAGTCACCCACGAGATCTTGAGCTTGCTGCTTCCTAGATTCATCCGCAAATTGGGAAGCACGACTCCCAACCGCAGCGACGATTTCTCGCTTAACTTTTGTTTCCGCGCGACGAATGGCCTGGGCATGTTCCTTGGCCAACTGTCGGTCCCGCTCAGAGTTTTCGGTCTGCAAACGGATGAGCCGCTTCTCCGCATGCTCGGCCTTGAAACGATAAAGTCGTGCTTCCCTGTAACTCACCTCAAGGGCTGAGTTAAACATTTGCATACCCTACAAAGACCTCAAAGTGTTAAGAGTAAACTCGCCACCTAAAATCAACAAAGTCTAGGAAGCCAACCTCGTTAATCATTTGGGAGCCCTTCGCGACTACTTGCGTCCTCGACGGCTCGTCCATGGCTGGCAGAACATCAAAACCCGGAGGAAGttcagcaaagaaatcatcaaaacCACAATCAAGGAGAGAAATTTCGCTGGTACCATTCCCATCTCCCGGAATGAAACCAGGATCCCATCCGGGCAACGCAAACTCATCCGAAGGGAAGTCATCATCACCAAGCGTGATCCCTTTATTCTTCGGTGACCTGTTCCTCTCCCTTTTAATCTCCCTTTTAACAGGAACAACGTGGGGAGAAGGTTCATCCATGTCTGAGTCGGTCTCTACCTCGACAAACGACTGAGGGTAGGCTCGAGATCGATGAAGCGCTACCGCTTTCCGAACTATTTTCAGGTTGAACGAAGTCCAATAGAACGGGCCGTTGCGGAGGAGGTCCCTCTTGGCAATCACGTCCCCCGGAAACGGAGGAAGAGTATTGGTACCTGTAAAACGAATACGCAAAATACGATATCATACATCACGAACAGCGAGAAGGAGTAGATATCCGACAGTGATACCATGAAGGAATTTCACTCGCTACAAAACATAGAGATGCAGCTTTCTTGGAAGGATGTACCGTTTAtgcgaacaaagaaaaaacatttgttcCATGCATGCCCGTTGGAAATCGTCCCCTTAATTATCGACATATAATTGCGAGGGACCATGCGGAAAATGAAGGGAGATGACGTCTCTTGCAGCCTCAATACAGCTTCAAAGTGGGAGGCGTTAAGAACCATCCCGTGTTCATATCTCCGAATCAAGATACCGATAAGGTGTTGCAGACTATTAAGGTTCAACTGGGTTATCGACAACTCAAAACGGTTCAAGGCTTGGATCATGGCCTCAGGGATCAGAAAACACAAACGACAGCGTACAAGATACGCCTCGTAGCATGTAAAGTAACCTTCCGGAGGATTGTCGGCACGCTCCCCCCGCTCTGGAATTCGGAATTCCACCTCGTCTGGCACTCGACAAAATTCTCGAATGGTGCTTAAAAGCGAATACGAACTCTTGCTCGATAAGCCCCAATCTATTTTATCTTTAAGCCTGGCGGGATACGCCGCTCCTTCGGAGGAGTTATCATGTTACATAGAGCAACCCAGTAAGCCTCGGCCTCTTCAGGATCGACATAATCTTGGACGAACTCCCCCTTCGGGATGACCACGTTTTCATCATCCCAAACAACCTCGGGAGTAGATTGGCGAGGCACAACCTGCTTGGAAGATCTCTTTTTTGTAGACatgattctttttaaaaaaaaaatcaagagaaGAGATAAAAGGAAGAGAGATTTCTACCTTAGGAGAAATTTCTTGAAGAAGTTAATGAGTAAAGGACTTGAAACTTACTCCACTTTCTTATAGTTATGAAAATTTACTATTTACCTTCGGACTATCGGTTACCATTCCCGCCTAATttgcctaacttgcctaactcgTGCAACCAcccgctagaacctcacgctcgATGACCACAGTTCTAGCTGGCTGaggtgggggggggggaggggggtaactgttggggtcaaaattggtcacgacggaatcaacgACCAAAAGGCCCAGGAAAATGTCTCTCGTAACAAGGAGTTTCGTATAAATCTtcgaaaaataaattacatgaCAAGTTCTCAAATTGAGAAATCCAATCCCTTCGATAAACAGCCTTGGGAAAACAAACGACGAAATGAGAAGAGGGGCTTATCAACGTCCTGACAATCCGTTATCTTCCGAAGGAAGCCGAGATTTGATCCGGCCCGACCAGCTCGGCGAGCGCGGTCCGTCCCATCCCGCATATGGCGAACGCGGTTCATCCCGGCCCGCTCACCATATAGCGAGTGCGGTTCGTCCTGTCCTGCTCGCCATATGGTGAATGCGGTTCGTTCCGGCCCGCTCGCCATAGGGCGAGTGCGGTTTATCCTGGCTCGCTCGCCATATGCCAAGTGCGGTTCGTCCCGGCCCGTTTGCCATATGGTGAGCGCGGTCCGTCCCGTCCCCCTCGCCATATGCCGAGTGCGATATGTCCAGCCCGCTCGCTATGCGGCGAGCATGGTCTGCCCCAGACAGTTTGTAATATCAATAGCATGCACTCTCATCTCATCACCGTAGCTCTCTCCATCGAACTCATGACTTCACTGTCCCTTGTTTCATCttaatcggagtttccgttgaaaCTTTAGGATAAAAACTGTGAAAACTTGTTTTCTAGTATAAGTTCGAGTCGATCATCTAAAACAACAACGGTTAATTTAAAACACCAATTTCCTCGGCTATACGATCGATTTGAACTCTTTTATAAAACCATTGTCGTATCGAAGGTGATTTCTCgaagaaatcgtaaaaatggCCCAAAAAGGTCCAAAACGCGGCAAAAGGAAGGGGTAAACCGACTTAGAAGGATTATATAAGGGAGTCTAAGGCGAGAGGCGCATGAGAACTTTCTTACATCCAGAGCAAACTTATAGCaataggcaactttccgtttctatcgagctgcgactcaattaggtttttgcaaGTGTTAGGTTACTAGAACTAGGGAACCCGCCGAAAGCTCCTGTGGCCAAGGCTCTTACTTCTTGTACTCGCACttcaaattcggaataagacatCTTTGGcacttttttcattttatcaGTTTTATATTTAGTCTGTATTTCGTATTCTAATCACTTGATGTTTGGCTCAGCAGAAATTTTGGACCTCTGAGAAAGTTAGGTCCGCTTGGCTTTTCTAATTtaacggaaatcgacggtgtgaatttcggttcccacattctGCATGTATGACATCCTCGATGGACATGCTCTCTCCGCAGCAGACAACCACAACGAACGGCTCTGCCTACAATACTCTGGAACCTCCGATAAACTTCGTATCATATGATttgcaagaaattgcataatCTGGGATTCGAACATGGACGTGGGTGTAAGAACCTTTAAATCTTAACCAATAGGCTAAGGTGCTTCCTTAATTCTTCAGTATTTCTTCGACATTTCTTCAGTATTTTTTTTGGCGATTCTTCGGTTATttccaaaatattatattttattagcaTTTCTTTAGAAAATGTCTTTTTTGTAGTGAAATAAGAAACAACTAAGAGTTACGTTTACGTAATAAGATGTGGTAAATCGATAACTAGGACGCGTTGGTTCAAGTGGTAATGGGTCCCGGCTAGAACTACCCCCACATGGTTCAACTTGCACTAACCACCTAGGCACGTCTTTGACAATAGGATAAGGCGTATCGGAATGCAAGGCCTAGTGGAATTAGTCTTTAGATTTAGAGAGATTTTGCAATCCCCACGGTtgcgtgacaaaaaaaaatgtggtaAATAGATTGTCGTATTTGCACGAAGAATAAGACATGAGGAATCTCCAACGAAAACCAAAAGGTAACGTAGTCGGACCAAAAGTCGAATTAATTATAACGAAGCGAGAATCATATTACTCGTCATTATTTGATACACTTATTGTTATCGAAGTCAGAACAAATATCACTTCATTGATTAAACATGTCAATCGTCAAAAACGACAATGATACTTTCTCAGTATTCTTAGtcatttaataaaacacattttaTCAACGCCAAAATCTAGACGTTATACACTGTATGTGAGACACTGTTAACAAacttaatttgtttatttatgcAGAAATacaagtatatattttatgtactatatatatgtacgtTACGTGAATAAACAATCATACAGATAAATGGAGAAGAGGATCTAAAGACGAAGGGGATGAAGAAGATTCAGTGAAACTACTCCAAAGATCGACATGATCATCATTACTCCAGTGAAGATCCCATCGCTGCATCATGGTATCaccatcttcctcttcttcatcaaaaCTCGCACGATCACACTTATGATGACCGTTGTTCAACTGCCACGCCACTAGTCGGTCAAGACTAGCCCAATTACTGCAAACCGGTCTGCCGTTTTTCTTCTCTTGAACCAGAGAGGAATCGAGCTGGTTTGGAATATTTAAACTTTGGTCGACCAGGTCCTCGGATTTGGGTGTCTCAAGACTTGGGAGTTGCATGAATAAAATATCGTCTTGATTATGTTGACGTTGGATCGTGGTTTGGAGCTCGGGCATGCAGATGTTGGGACAGGAACGGTCCATGTATAGAAGAACGTGGTCCAAGACGTTGCCGTTTTGAGTGTTGTGGGAGGTGGTGGACCTTTTCTTTTCCTCCGTGTCACCAGGTGAAGAAGATAGAGTGATTTTAGGAGAGTCGTCGATCTTTTGATAGTTCTTCTTCCTGAACACTCGACATACCACCCAACCTTCTTCGTTGTAGCTCATTGGATCTTCACTTACAACATCTGAATATTCCTGATAATGGATGTAACAAACCGGTTTCAGAAATTAAAACGCAATAAGAGATTTATGAAGACTTTGACGCCTTAATTAAATACAACCTGTTCAAGTTACTGGGTGCATAATAAACAGAAAACAATGAAAGATCCATGCCATGCCTACAAGTAAATTCATAAACATTTGGCACGTCTTACTTTCCAAGCGATGAAACaggaatatttaaattttgtagcTTTTGGGAACCATTTCTATTGTAGAAGCTTaatcaaaaaagtttttttttcacataTCCTAACAAACCCTTATTTGGTTTATTTATGTGTTAGGAAATAGCAAGTGATtaatgataaaatgaaaattcgAAGCAATCTTAAAAGTAagatattttgaagaaaaaaatacaaaacattgtttatatatatgcggatattttcttttaaaccgCGTTGGACCCTTATTCATCTATAGGCACGGGTATGAAATGAGCCaaaacttctttttctttttttatgagccaaaacttttttttaaacatatatcatcCTCGTCTTAGTGAAACGAATACAATGCCTACCCTGGACTATCTGTTTGTAACAACCTACAATGAAATAATGAATATTGATAATAGCTATACTTACATTAGTTGTTGGAGTCTCGTCGAGGCGATACTCATGCATGATCCAATCAGATTTCTGACCATGGGGAGCTCTTCCTTTGTAGAACACGAGCGTCTTTCTCAATCCAATCCTCCTGACACAACTGTAGATGATCTTGTCACGTCCAGTCGCCTTCCAGAATCCGGAAACTGTTGCCCGGTTTGTCCTGGTCCCCGTTGGATATTTTTTGTCCTTGTGACTGAAGAAGTACCAGTCGTTCTGCGGCGTCGAACCGATTCTACATTCTTCTGCATTTGCTTACTAAAATGGTTC
This region of Brassica napus cultivar Da-Ae chromosome C5, Da-Ae, whole genome shotgun sequence genomic DNA includes:
- the LOC125587016 gene encoding NAC domain-containing protein 12-like, translating into MISLPSSMAESKVNLSINGQSKVPPGFRFHPTEEELLHYYLRKKVHSQKIDLDVIREVDLNKLEPWDIQEECRIGSTPQNDWYFFSHKDKKYPTGTRTNRATVSGFWKATGRDKIIYSCVRRIGLRKTLVFYKGRAPHGQKSDWIMHEYRLDETPTTNEYSDVVSEDPMSYNEEGWVVCRVFRKKNYQKIDDSPKITLSSSPGDTEEKKRSTTSHNTQNGNVLDHVLLYMDRSCPNICMPELQTTIQRQHNQDDILFMQLPSLETPKSEDLVDQSLNIPNQLDSSLVQEKKNGRPVCSNWASLDRLVAWQLNNGHHKCDRASFDEEEEDGDTMMQRWDLHWSNDDHVDLWSSFTESSSSPSSLDPLLHLSV